Proteins encoded by one window of Lepisosteus oculatus isolate fLepOcu1 chromosome 18, fLepOcu1.hap2, whole genome shotgun sequence:
- the syvn1 gene encoding E3 ubiquitin-protein ligase synoviolin — protein sequence MVRAAMVTAISVALTAAVVANAYYLKHQFYPTVVYLTKSSPSMAVLYIQAFVLVFLLGKFMRKVFFGQLRAAEMEHLIERSWYAVTETCLAFTVFRDDFSPRFVALFTLLLFLKCFHWLAEDRVDFMERSPNISWLFHFRVLSLMVLLGILDFLFVSHACHSIITRGASVQLVFGFEYAILLTMVLTTFIKYALHTADLQSENPWDNKAVYMLYTELFTGFIKVLLYMAFMTIMIKVHTFPLFAIRPMYLAMRQFKKAVTDAIMSRRAIRNMNTLYPDATPEELQATDNVCIICREEMVTGAKRLPCNHIFHSSCLRSWFQRQQTCPTCRMDVLRASLPNQTPAPPPAQPPAPPPAANPAGVAPGNVPPGMMPPFPPAMFPFWGPFPAAPPPAGPPQATPAPPEHPQPSAAAADTTQGAGAPDTGRPAQPGAEALPAGAIPGFPFSLPPPFPSAPWLGMPPPPPFGLSPPPAPPAGFSGLSEEELAEMEQEGRRGLEARLQCLQNIHTLLDAAMLQINQYLTVLATVSPPRPAPTSSAPAETASSQVAPPSGPEESTSQSAESGEPLEGAVGFSVPESISPGEPDDRREGEEDGEPDAAELRRRRLRKLETAPPADH from the exons gtgtTGTACATCCAGGCCTTCGTGCTGGTGTTCCTGTTGGGGAAGTTCATGCGCAAGGTCTTCTTCGGACAGCTGCGCGCTGCAGAGATGGAG cacCTGATCGAGCGCTCCTGGTACGCCGTGACGGAGACCTGCCTGGCCTTCACAGTCTTCAGGGATGACTTCTCTCCACGATTCGTCGCCCTCTtcaccctcctcctcttcctcaagTGCTTCCACTGGCTGGCCGAGGACCGGGTGGACTTC ATGGAGCGAAGCCCCAACATCTCCTGGCTCTTCCACTTCAGAGTGCTGT ctctgatGGTGCTGCTGGGAATTCTGGACTTCCTGTTTGTGAGCCACGCCTGTCACAGCATCATCACCCGGGGGGCCTCGGTCCAGCTGGTGTTTGGGTTCGAG TACGCGATCCTGCTGACCATGGTGCTGACCACCTTCATCAAGTACGCCCTCCACACCGCCGACCTGCAGAGCGAGAACCCCTGGGACAACAAGGCCGTCTACATGCTGTACACCGAGCTCTTCACGG GCTTCATCaaggtgctgctgtacatggcCTTCATGACCATCATGATCAAGGTGCACACGTTCCCCCTCTTCGCCATCCGCCCCATGTACTTGGCCATGAG gcAGTTCAAGAAAGCTGTGACGGACGCCATCATGTCTCGACGGGCCATCCGCAACATGAACACGCT TTACCCTGACGCGACCCCAGAGGAGCTGCAGGCCACAGACAATGTCTGTATCATCTGCCGGGAGGAGATGGTCACTGGAGCCAAGAGGCTCCCCTGCAACCACATCTTCCACTCCAG cTGCCTGCGCTCCTGGTTCCAGCGGCAGCAGACCTGCCCCACCTGCCGCATGGACGTCCTGCGGGCCTCGCTGCCCAATCAGACGCCGGCCCCGCCCCCGGCCCAGCCCCCGGCCCCGCCCCCCGCGGCCAATCCGGCGGGCGTGGCGCCCGGCAACG TGCCTCCCGGGATGATGCCTCCCTTCCCTCCAGCCATGTTCCCATTCTGGGGGCCGTTCCCAGCGGCGCCCCCCCCCGCGGGGCCCCCCCAGGCCACACCGGCCCCGCCGGAGCACCCCCAGCCCAGCGCCGCGGCCGCGGACACGACGCAGGGAGCGG gGGCTCCGGACACTGGCCGCCCAGCCCAGCCTGGGGCTGAAGCCCTGCCCGCGGGCGCCATCCCAGGGTTCCCCTTTTCCCTCCCGCCACCCTTCCCATCAGCCCCCTGGCTGGGCATGCCGCCGCCCCCGCCCTTCG ggctGTCCCCCCCGCCGGCGCCCCCCGCAGGGTTCTCGGGGCTCAGCGAGGAGGAGCTGGCGGAGATGGagcaggagggcaggagggggCTGGAGGCCCGGCTGCAGTGCCTGCAGAACATCCACACGCTGCTGGACGCCGCCATGTTGCAGATCAACCAGTACCTGACCGTGCTGGCCACTGTCAG cccccccaGGCCTGCTCCCACCAGCAGCGCCCCGGCTGAGACCGCGAGCTCGCAGGTGGCGCCCCCCTCAGGCCCGGAGGAGAGCACCAGCCAGAGTGCAGAGAGCG GTGAGCCTCTGGAAGGTGCAGTGGGGTTCTCCGTCCCAGAGTCCATCTCTCCGGGAGAGCCGGATGACCGCAGGGAAGGGGAGGAGGACGGGGAGCCGGACGCCGCCGAACTGCGGCGGAGACGCCTGCGCAAGCTGGAGacggcgccccctgctgaccaCTGA